From the genome of Kluyveromyces lactis strain NRRL Y-1140 chromosome F complete sequence:
TGGGGCTATAGAAGCTATTGGTGTAGATGCTGTACTAGGATGTTTACCACTAAATTTAATTAGTCCATCTACATCAAAACCGGGAAGGGCCTGGTTGTTACCAATATTAAGAGACTCCATCCAGAATTCTACGTTAAAtacatttttcaaagagtttttACCTCTTATCAAACATTTCGAATCTCAATTCGATAAATTTGGTAAAGAATCTGTTCAGTTAAAGGTATATCAAACTGTTGTAGATCAAATCTGGTCTTTATTGCCACCATTCTGTGATTTGCCAACCGATTTGACTGAAGCTTTTTCTGATGAGGTGGCTGCTGAATTGTCTGGTTTGTTATATTCCCACGTTGAACTTAGAACGACTATTTGTCGTGCTCTAAGAAATCTCGTCGAAAGTAATCTAGTATATCAAAAAAACTCAACTACAGATTCGCTTCTTTTGCAACACTTTTCCATAGAAAGTGCTACGAACAGTTTAGAATACTTGTCTACCAAATCTTCTAATATGTTAGCGGTGCTCTTCAATGTTTATACTCAAACCGCTCCAAACGCCAGAGGATATATCCTTGAGACAATTGATTCTTATCTGCAaataacaaagaaagaagaccTTGCACAAACATTTAATAATGTATGTGGGCTCTTGAATACTGCTcttcaagaagaagctaaaAAGAACAACAATGAAATGTCTGCTACTTTGCTCGATTTAGTTATCGCGATGGTAAAATATGTTCCACCTTCCTCATATGGTGCCCTCTTTGctattttcaattccatcGTCAACTCAGAAAATGCATTATTCCAAAAGAGAGCATACCGTATTATTCATAAACTTTCAGAAATCGAAGAAGGTTCCGATGCCATCACGAATTTCATAtctgatattgaaaatgtcatGTTGAACAGCGCATCAACTGTTCACACTTCCTCTAAATCAGCAAGGTTGGCGGCAATTAGAACTCTCGTAAATTTACTTCCACCTACTCAACTAGGATTTATTGTTCAGGTTGTGGCAGAAGTCATATTGTGTACCAAAGATGTCAACGAAAAATCCCGTGAGACGgcttttgaaattcttaTCCAAATGGCTAACAAAATGGATAGTTCAGAGGGTGTTATCAAACTTTCCTGCATTCCAAATTATGACCCCAACACTCCAGACCAACCCTCTTCCGTTGCTGAATTTTTCAGAATTATTTCAGCTGGTTTAATTGGGGAATCGCAACATATGGTAAGCGCAACAATCACCGCATATTCTTGTTTGGTTTTCGAGTTTAAAGATAaagttgatgttgatgttctCTTAGAAATTTATGACACAATCGAACTATATTTAACCTCTAATTCAAGAGAGATTGTCAAAAGTGCGATTGGTTTTGCAAAAGTTTGCTGTTTAGGTCTCAATGATGAAGTCATGAAGCCTAAAGTTCCAGAATTACTTCCTAAATTATTACGTTGGTCTCATGAACATACTGGCCATTTCAAGGCAAAGGTTAAGCACATCATAGAAAGATTGATTAGGAGATTTGGATACGATTATATTGAGTCAATATTCCCAGAAGAAGACTTGAGATTGCTTGCCAATATCAGAAAGTCTCGTAACAGAAGTATTCGTAAACGAGATGAAGGCGAAGAAGAAGCGCCAGCGCAAGCTGCTCCTTCAAATAAGTCGTCTAGATTCATGTCCGCCCTTGATGAAGCTCTATAttcttctgaagaagagagtgaagatgaagacaaAAACAATACAAAATCTgatagaagaaagaagggTTCTAAACAATTCATTGTCGAGTCGAAGGAGACCCCATTAGATTTATTGGACTCTCAAACATTGGCGCATATTTCCTCGACTAGaccaaaatcaaataaaaatgaaagaagaaggattGTCGATGATGAAGTGTTCAGCTTTGATGCAGAAGGTAAGTTGGTTATGAAAAACGATAGGAGAAGAGGAGAAAATAACAATGAAGATCCGTTAGAGGCTATTACCAGTGGTGTTAATGCATACTTAGATGCTGTCAAACAAGGTCCAGTAAAGGGTCAAAAGAACAGActaaaattcaaaaaagGATCCAGAGCTGGCAATGAGGATGATTtcagtgatgatgaacaGGAAACCAAGCTAccaaaaacaaaaccaGCTGAAAAGGGAAG
Proteins encoded in this window:
- the RRP12 gene encoding mRNA-binding protein RRP12 (similar to uniprot|Q7LH12 Saccharomyces cerevisiae YPL012W RRP12 Protein required for normal pre-rRNA Processing member of a group of seven genes whose expression is repressed during growth on glucose before and during the diauxic shift), producing the protein MGPEQASKLLELEDKLAKIRGQSTSKLENQKHIAIILAAIEENINEQEAINKNIVNYLISLMSLLDQTIDTETAAIKDLQLATSTMYLLDIIFHYTPKKILKSRFADILIKVAPCITDEKANAPLIKSALGCLEALLIAQDTQTWNNTQNLKVTPTRGLDGLLELSLDPRPKVRKRAQDAITNILKNPPPGPTAEHVASPLISAFAINALVSILDESATISNKKLRAMGGASELNSKIIHILKLLSNIISTNQWPTAHVEKLCDLLLEVCKTSDQFLVSNSFNCFEVLFQSMAESSVSSGLAENKFMKALDVIFSLKPSQNDTHLAAAWIAVVAKGISTYAIHDPLKCFVKIPEVFRTLSFYLSSEIPDIYFSAAQCLIAIVTDAIKSEILLYPPSVSAEHFEAVDEVIQELSEIFVDLLSIKYTHCAKAVLNVLTATFKKLKYRANPDFIKPLEIVGSWRTDEQNFLDLRSEAENVIGGAIEAIGVDAVLGCLPLNLISPSTSKPGRAWLLPILRDSIQNSTLNTFFKEFLPLIKHFESQFDKFGKESVQLKVYQTVVDQIWSLLPPFCDLPTDLTEAFSDEVAAELSGLLYSHVELRTTICRALRNLVESNLVYQKNSTTDSLLLQHFSIESATNSLEYLSTKSSNMLAVLFNVYTQTAPNARGYILETIDSYLQITKKEDLAQTFNNVCGLLNTALQEEAKKNNNEMSATLLDLVIAMVKYVPPSSYGALFAIFNSIVNSENALFQKRAYRIIHKLSEIEEGSDAITNFISDIENVMLNSASTVHTSSKSARLAAIRTLVNLLPPTQLGFIVQVVAEVILCTKDVNEKSRETAFEILIQMANKMDSSEGVIKLSCIPNYDPNTPDQPSSVAEFFRIISAGLIGESQHMVSATITAYSCLVFEFKDKVDVDVLLEIYDTIELYLTSNSREIVKSAIGFAKVCCLGLNDEVMKPKVPELLPKLLRWSHEHTGHFKAKVKHIIERLIRRFGYDYIESIFPEEDLRLLANIRKSRNRSIRKRDEGEEEAPAQAAPSNKSSRFMSALDEALYSSEEESEDEDKNNTKSDRRKKGSKQFIVESKETPLDLLDSQTLAHISSTRPKSNKNERRRIVDDEVFSFDAEGKLVMKNDRRRGENNNEDPLEAITSGVNAYLDAVKQGPVKGQKNRLKFKKGSRAGNEDDFSDDEQETKLPKTKPAEKGRIGKKSNGRFKNKRRL